The genomic window CAGCACCATGGGGCTTGGGGTGTGCGAGACGTGATCGGAGATCCCTTCCAGTCTCGAGGCCGCGAGGACCCAAGACGGACAACACGAGGTGGCCACGAAAGCCTCTCCGGCGGAGAGTCTCTCTACGACCTCCCGGGCCTCCGCTTCCGCCACGCGATCGGCAGCAGCCGCCACCTCCACTACCCGAGAGAACCCGACTCGACGAAGGGCGGAGAGGAGTCGTCCGGGAGAAGTGGGAAACTGGGCCATCGCTGCAGGCGCCAGCATGGCGATCACCGTCCTTCCTGCGTGGAGGGCGGTCACCACACTGAAGAGATCCGACTGTTCCTGTGGGGCACCGAAGGGACAGGCCTTGAGACACTTGCCGCAGAGAATACACGCTCCACGGTCAATGCGGGCCACCCCGTCTTCCCCCTTCTCGATCGCGCCTACAGGGCACACCTCTTCACACGGCACCGGTATTCTCACGATGGCGTGAAACGGGCACACCCGTTCACAGAGTCCACAGTTGATACATCGTTCGTAATCGATGGAGGCCCGCCCTCGGACGATGGAGATGGCGCCCCTGGGGCATCCCGTCTTACATGGACGGGCCACACAGCCCTGACAGACCTCCGTCACCATGAAACGGGCTCCCTCACAGGCGTTGCAGGCCTCGGTGATCATATGGAGGGGGAACCCATCGTCCAGTTCGAACGGCACGGCGAGGTCGACCGAGCCCCTGATACCCGGCGAGGGACGCCCGGAGCCGTGACCAGTCCCTGTCACACCCACCGCTTCCGGTTCCTCCACCCGGGAGAAGGCGCGCTCTCCTCTCACCCTGCGCGCCACATCTTCCATGAGGATACGCGCGTAATGGGCGAGCGGTCGCGCCACGTCCTCCTTGCCCTCCACCTCAAAGCCCATGAGGGCCAGGAGCCGCAGCCGGAGGAGTGCCCGGTCGTGCTGTATACAGCATCGAACCTGTTCCCATCCCTCCCCTGTCATCTCGAAGGGGATCGCATCTATCTTTTCCTCGAGGGTCCCCTTGGTGAGAAGGCGTGCCACCCTCACGAGGAGATCCCTCCGGATCTTCGTCCGGTTATCCTCTCTCGGCATCGGTCCCTCCTGCAATGAGACGTGCTATCTCGGCCTTGAGACGCTCTGGAGTCACCCCCGCCAACAGGTTTCCGTCGACAAGGACGAAGGGGGCCCGCTCCGTCCCGAACTCCCGGCAGTGGTTGAGGCAGGGGGTCCCCTCCCACTCCAGGTGAGAGGCCCACTCCGGGGGAAGAGCGTCCCGGAGCGCCAGGAGGTCCGCCCCTCCCATGACGTAGCACGCGGTTCCCACACAGACCGTGATCCTGATCTTGCTCATTCCTTGACTCCCTCAGATGAATCGTACACTGGTCTTCTTCAAGTATCGCTGTTCCAACAGACCAGCGATCTTTCTCACCACATTTCTCCGGATCTCCAGCTCCACCGGCATAGAAGGATCCTGATGTGCCTCGTTTATCCTCGTCCCGACCAGGAATTCGATCACGTCGGAATTGAGCATGAAACGAAGGATCTCCGCGGCCGGGTTGCGAGGAAGACGTTCCACCACTTCATCCCTCTCGAGATACTCCGCCACCTTCCCAAGCGTGAGGATCCCCTCGGTCACCAGGTCGGCCCCCTCCATCTCTCCCGGCGGGGGCAAGGCCGGATCGACACACTCCAGCCTCACCGAAAGCCGCTTGCCCAACTCCCGGGCGATGATGGTGGCAGTGGTTCCCCCACAGATGATACGCGTGCCTCTAAAATCCCTGAAGAGTGCGGCGAGGTCCCTGTCACGATCCCTCCGGAGCGGAGGGCCGGTCACCACGAGTAGCCGTCGTGCCTTTCTGAAATACACGACCCCGCACGTGATGTCATCCTTGGCCTTGCCCTCGTCGATCATGAGGGCTCGCTGCACCACCACGCGGGCGAGGTCCCGCGCCGATATATCCGGCGTGACGGAAAGGATGTTCCCCACGTAGTCGATCACCCCCTCCAATCCCCATCCCAAGGGGAAACGACGGCTTCCCATGCCGCACTGGGTCACCCCATCGGAGAAGAAGATGAGCCTGTCATCGAGGACGGCCTGGAAAGAGGAGAGCGCCACTTCCATGGAGGCAGGATGTCCCTTGCCCTGTCGACGAAGGATCCTCCGGTCCCGCCTCGTTTCAAGGAGCCGGTCCCCCCTCCACAGGAGATAGGGGGGATTGTCGTATTCCAGGCAGGAAACCCTGTAGTCCGAATCTATATCCACGATGGTAAACGTCGCATAACTTATCTTGCGTTTCGAACATACGGGAAGTGTCCGCATGAGAAGCCCTCCCGTCCTTTCCAGGGAGAGCTTGTGAGCGATACACCCCGCTCCGATAGTGGCCGTGAGCGTGGCCAGGACAGATGCCTTTATCCCCGAACCAAGGCCGTCGGAGAGCACGGAGACGATGCGCTTGCCGTTGAGATCTTTCTTCGAGAAGAACACATCTCCCTCGGCATGTTCACCGTACTTGGGTATCTGGAACGACCCGACTTCGACGAAGATGTCATCCATGATGCTCCCCCTCGAAGGACTCGACGATGGAACTCAAGGTCGCTTCCATCTCCGCTGCGTTTTCACCCAGGAGATAGGCCACCTTCTGGACCGTACGGAGGTGATCCTTCATGACCTTCCTCGCCTGTTGGACGATCCTGTCACGCTGTATCCAGGGCACCGTGATATCCTGGAAGAGTCCTCCCGCAACCGCACCCCGTTCGATCACGAAGATGCTCCCGTGGATGATCCGCTTTCCCACCCTGAAATCCTCCTCCACGAGCTCCGGTCCCTGATCGTCGAGCACGAGCTGGAAAACCTTCCAGAAGGGAACGATCTTTCTCAGATCGGCTCCTTCGAGACCGGGCCTCACTCCGTACATACCCTCTATCTCTGCTCCCCAGAGGCGCGCGAAATTGGAATTACACTCCACCACCTTCAGATCCTGATCCACCACCACCGCGGCCGAGGGCATGGTCTTGAGGAGCGCATTCGCCTTCTTCTGTGCCAATTTCCTCATGTAGGAAACACACATGGTCCGCTCCGCCCTCCCCCGCACTATGGCCTCGGCAAAGGCGCGACACGTATCATAGCCGCAGCCGGAACAGTTGAGCTCGTCCTCAGGGGAATACTTGCCTACCGAGCGGAGGGCCTCACGTATCTCCTCATCGGAGATCGGAGTCTCACGGTATGGATCGCCGTGCACCTCCACCTCGAGCGGGAGCGCGCATCTCACCCACTCCCTGGAGGCCCCCTCGGCGTACGACAGGACCTTCAGATGACGGTCCAGGCTCCCTCTACGGCTGCCGAACGCCGGGCCGTTGATACATCCCCCCTCACAGGCGAGAAGTTCCAGGAAAAGCGGTACATCCAGGGAATCGATGTCCAGACCGTCGAGGGCGCGGGCGATCTGTGTGATCCCGGAGAACGACTCGAAGACCCACGAGCCGGGAGTTCCCATACGCTCGAGGGTACGGATGGCCCCTCCCTGGATCGGGTACAAGGCGCCATAGGATGAACGTGAAGGATAGAAATCGCCTCCATCGGTCCTGAGATCGGAGGGGTAGACACCCGCCTCCTCCATCCAAGCAGCGAGCTCGGAGAAGGTGAGCGCGAGATCCACCACCCCTCCCGACTGTTCCGCCTCCCTCTTCTTCGCGATGCACGGACCTGCAAAGACCACTGCGGTCTCATGCCCGAAGACCGATTTGAGGTATTCGGCATGCGCCCTCATGGGGGAGCCCACAGGTATCACACAAGGAAGGAGGTCCGGACGATACCTCGAAATGTACTCCACGATCACCGGACAGGCCGAAGAGATGAGAAGACGCCCCTCTCCCTGTCCCTCGTGCCCCGAGAGCATCTCCCTTATCTTCTCGGACACGATATCCGCACCCACCGCGGTTTCGGAGACGGCATGGAACCCCAACTTTCTGCATGCGGCGATGAGCTCCTGAGGGGACGTATCCCTGAAGAACGCAGGGAAACTCGGTGCGAGAGAAAGCACGACCTTCGATCGGAGCGAAAGGATCGTCTTGGCCCTGTCGACACCGGAGCGCACCCTCTTTGCGCCGGAAGGACACACCTCCACACAATGGCCACAGTATAGGCACAACTCTTCTACCACCTCCGCACGACCGCCGGAGATGCGTATGGCCTTCACAGGACATTCGCGGATACACTTGTAGCAATCGAAACAGTCGGACGTGACCGTATAGATGAGGCGCTGGAATGTCATCTATTACATGTCCTCCGGGAATTCGAAGGAAAGGATGTCCGGCACCGCCTCCGGCTGGACACGCTCGTAGATCCTGTTACCTATCCGTACCACAGGACCTTCCTTGCACCTTCCGGAACACAGCTCACCTCTCACCTCGACATCCTGATCGAGGCCGTGTTCTTCGAGCCATGCCCTGATCACCTTCACCGTGAGGGCATTACCACGGGCATGGCAGGAGCTTCCCATACACACGACGATGGATCGGTCCTCAGTCATCGATATGAAATTATATATATTTTTATATCGTGTCAAGAGGGAAGAAGAGGCGGGCAACGCCCGCCTCTTGCCTTGGGAGGTGTTCTATGAAACAGAGACCCCCTACCGGGTCTCCACCGTCACCTTTTCAGGGGGTTTCTTGGTCTGTTTCTGCTGGAACACGAGCTTCCCGCTCCTCACCGTCACCAGGATGTACGATCCCGGCACGAAACGCTGCCTGAGGATCTCCATGGAGAGCGGGTCTTCGAGCTCGCGTTGTATGGTCCTCCTGAGGGGTCGCGCTCCATAGCGAGGATCATACCCTTTTTCCAGGAGATACTCCCGAGCGCGCTTCGTGATCTCTATCTCCATCCCCTGCTCCCTCACCCGCTGGAACACCTCTTCCAGGAGGAGCCCCAATATCCGTTCGAGATCCGCCCTGCTGAGGCTCTTGAACACCACGATCTCATCGATACGGTTGAGGAACTCGGGACGGAAGATGCGCCTCAACTCGTTCATCGCAGAGGCCTGGATCTCTCTGAAATCGAGGATCCCTTCCTTGGTCTGGAAGCCCACCGTGGACTCGCGGGTGATCTCCCTGGCACCCGCGTTCGAGGTCATGATGAGTACGGCGTTCCGGAAGGAGACCCTGTGTCCCAGGTTGTCCTGCAGTTCCCCCTCTTCGAGGATCTGAAGGAGGATGTTGAAGACATCCGGATGAGCCTTCTCTATCTCGTCGAAGAGTATCACTGAATAGGGCCGATGACGCACCTTCTCCGTGAGGAGGCCGCCCTCCTCGTAGCCCACATACCCTGGAGGGGCCCCCACGAGCCTCGAGACGTTGTGTTTCTCCATGAAGTCCGACATGTCGAGCCGGATGAGCGCGGAGGTGTCGCCGAAGAGATATTCGGCCAAGGTCTTCGCGAGAAGGGTCTTACCCACACCGGTCGGCCCGAGGAAGACGAACGATCCCATGGGACGGTTTGGAGAGCTCAGCCCCGTCCGCGCCCTGCGGATGGCAGATGCCACCACTTTTATGGCCTCGTCCTGGCTTATCACCTTCCGGTGGAGTTCCTCCTCGATATGGAGGAGACGCTCCGATTCACTCTGCGCGATCCTCACGAGCGGGATGCCGGTGATGTCGGAGACCACCTCCTGGATGTCCTCCTGATCGACGATGTTCTGCGTCCGCTTGATCTCGAGCTTCCAGGCGGTCTTCAGCCTCTCGAGCTCCATCTTGAGCCGGTTCACCTGGTCCCTCACCGCAGCCGCCCGCTCGTAGTTCTGCGTGTTCACGAGCATGATCTTCTCGGAATTGAGCTGCTCTATCTTTTTCTCAAGCTCCTCTATCTCCTGAGGCCGGTTGAGCACCTGCACGTGGGTCCGCGATCCCGCCTCGTCGAGCAGATCGATGGCCTTGTCGGGCAGGTGGCGTTCGGTGATGTAGCGGGCAGAGAGGACCACCGCCGCCTCCACGGCCTTGCGCGTATAGGTGACGTTGTGGAAATCCTCGTACCTCGTCTTTATCCCTTCGAGGATCTGGATCGTCTCCTCGATGGTCGGCTCGCGAACGTACACGGGCTGGAACCTACGCTCCAGTGCCGCATCCTTTTCGATGTACTTCCGGTACTCGTCCAGGGTGGTGGCGCCGATGCACTGGATCTCCCCCCGTGAGAGCGCAGGCTTGAGCATGTTGGAGGCGTCGATGGCACCCTCGGCACCGCCCGCGCCAATGATGGTGTGGAGCTCGTCGATGAAGAGGACCACGTTCTTCACCGAGACGATCTCCCGCATCACCCGCTTGAGCCGTTCCTCGAACTCGCCCCGGTACTTGGTCCCCGCCACCAGGGCCGCAAGATCGAGGACGAGTATGCGCTTGCCCTCGAGTATCTCGGGCACCTCGCCGCGCACGATCCGCTGGGCGAGAGCCTCCACGATCGCCGTCTTCCCCACCCCCGGGTCACCGATGAGCACGGGGTTGTTCTTGGTACGTCGGGCCAGGATCTGGACGATACGACGGAGCTCACGCTCCCTCCCGATGACCGGATCGAGCTTACCCGTCTGGGCGAGCTCGGTGAGATCCCTGGAGAACTCGTCGAGCAATGGGGTATTCTTTCTGTAGGCAGCCGACTGGAAGGCCCCCCTCCGTTTCTCCTGTTCCTCCTTCCCCCCCCACGAGCTGTTGTACACCGATTCACTCCCCTTCACCTCGAGGATGGCCTCCCTCAAGACTTCCAGGTCGATGCCCTTCTGGGCCAGGAACCGGGTGAACACCCCCTCGCCGTCGCGGGCACATCCCAGCATGAGATGCTCGGTCCCAATGTATTCGTCGTCCAAATGGCGGGCCTCCTCGGCTGCATACTCGAGGACCCTCCTGCTCCTGGAGGAAAGGGGCACATCCCCGAGGATGAAACTCCCCCTCTGTTTGGAGAGATTCTTCTCTACGAAGACCTGGATCTCCTCCGGCGCGATCTTGAGACGTTTTATCGCTCTATAGGCAACGCCCGCCCCTTCGCGGATGATGGCGAGGATGATATGCTCCGGCTCCAGTTCTTCCGCATGAAACCGCTTCGCCTCATCCTGGGCGAGCACCGTGAGTATCTTCTGGGCGCGCTGCGTCAAATCCTTAAACATAGACTCCCCTCTTGTATCTACCCATGGTCAGAGAGCATCTCCCTGAGCCATGCCGCACGGGCTTCCTCCTCTCCCTCACGCGAGAGAGAAACTCCCTCTACCTCCATCCTGCTCCTCATGTGTCCCGGCTGGGAGGCGAAGTACAGGTATGGGAAACACCCCAGATCCATGCGGGGTCCCACCCCCCACACCGCCGCCGTCCTCAGGAGGAGCAAGGCCTCACTGGCAGCCTTCGAGGACACCTTCCGGGAGCTCGTGAGGATCTTCCACGCGGTGTCGATCCTCTCCCGAACCTCTTCTCTCCTCGTCCTGCTGGAGAGAAGGGTTTCTCGCTTCTCCCTCTCATAATGTATTACCATAGTACAGGTATCTTCAAGCCTTTTTCGTACTTTTTCAGGGGGAAGGCCCTGGACTCCGTCCATCATCAGGAGGAACATGCCTTGCGAGTACAGATCCCTGCCGCTCTGGAAAGGGAGGAAGACCGCATCGTGCTCGGAAAGGAGCTTCTTCAGCATCACCACGGCCCGCTCTGCAAAGGTGGCAGGGGTGTGGAGGAGGAGCGAAACCCTGTACCCGGTTCCCACATCCTGTACGTTGGCATTGAGATAGCCCAATTCGAGCGAGAAGGCAAACGGGAGCTTCTCGTCCAGCTTCTCCGCCAGCTGACGCACGCTGTCCATACCCTGCTGCACGTTGTAGCCGGGATCGTATCGCACCAGCCGGAGATGATCGGAGAAGCAGACGAGACCGAGAGGGTCGGTATCGGGAGACAGCAGGAGAGACCCGCCCGGGAAGGCCATGAGATCCTGTCGGGTCAGGACCTGCGATTCTATGAGCTGTTTCTTCGCCGTGGCGGGGAGGCTCTTGAGATCCACCCAGCGGGTTCCGGGGAGATAGTGAGACCAGGCGCTCACGATCCTCTCCACGAGTTCCTGTTGAACCCGCGTCCCGAGCATACCGGGAAACGGATACCCCGCCACGTTCCGCGAGAGACGCACCCGGGTGGACACCACCACCTCGTGCGGCTCGTGTGTCCTGTTGAACCATGAGAGCGATGGAATGGTGTAAGGATTCATGAACCCTGTTCTGCCCTGTCTTCTTCCAGTTCTCGGAGCCTGTCACGGATCCTCGCTGCGCGTTCGTAGTCCTCGTTGCGGATGGCGTGTTCGAGGCTCCGCTTGAGCCGCATCCTGTCCATGAGAATGCGCTTCACGGTGTTGAACCTCCGAGGGACACTCCCCCTGTACCTGTACCCCTGCGGGAGGAACTGATAGGCCTCTTTCCTGAAGACATAGTAGCAGTCGGGGCACCCCGCCCGCTGTCTGGCCCTGAACTCCTCCATCGACATACCGCATCCCGGACAGAGAACGTCGTCTTCCTCCTCGTCCTCCGCATCGTCCAGGCCATCCTCCTCGGGAACGAAGAGGGCCTGCAGGAACTCCTCTATATTGAAGCTCAGATCCCCCCCGAAGTGTTCTATCTCCACACTCTCGGCACACTGGGCGCAGAGCTCTATCTCCTTCACCTCGCCATTGGCGATATGCTGTATCTTGAGGACCACATCCTCCTCACCGCAGATCGTGCATGCCATCGCCGATCTCCCCTCATTCGTGGCGTTACTATATTGTACTAGGAAATCGGGCAAAAGGAAATATCCCCCTCCGGGATCAACCCTCCCTCCGCAGGACCTCCACGGGTGAGATCCGAAGCACATACCGAGCCGGACCCCAGGAAGCGAGGAAGGCGATCAGCGAGGCCCCCACGAAGATGAGCCACAAGACGAACGGGGAGGGGTGGACGGGGATGCGTTCCACGTAGAAATCCGACGAGAGTATGCGCACCGGCTCGTAGGATCCACCCCGGAGCCCGGCGGCAAGGCGGAGCCAGAGATTCACGAGGTGTTCCAGGAATGCGAACAACTCGTTGATATAGAGCGAGATGAGGAGTCCACAGGCCATTCCCGCGAGGGATCCCGCCATACCCACGAGCATCCCCGTCCACAGGTAGGCCCTGCTCACCAGACGTGGTGGCACCCCGATGCTCTTGAGCATGGCGATCTCCTCGGCCCGCTCCAGCACGAGCATCACCAGTGACGAGGAGATACTCAAGGCCGCAATGAGGACGAGAAGGCCCATGATGGCGAGGAGGAGTGCTCTGCTCGTGGAGAACGAGAGAAACTGCGCACGCCCCAGATCCTTCCACGAAAGGACGACCCATCCCGCGCCAAGACAAGCCGCGATCCTGGAACGCAAGGCCTCCATGTCGTGGAAGGGATCCTCCACCTTGATCCCGAGAAAGGCACGTGACGATCGCCTGTCGAAGACCCGATCCCCCCACTCGAAGGGGACGTAGACCCACAGCTTGTCCACATCCTGATAGCCCGTGGAGGTCACTCCGGTGACCTCGAAGGTGGCGATACGCGGGAGGATGGTTCCGCCTCCGAAGCTCCGAAGCACGAGGAGCTTCACCTTGTCCCCCACCGAGATGCCCAGTGTACGGGCCACCTCCACCCCCACCACCATGTGCCTGGGAGAGGAGAGATCGAAGCGCCCTTTCTCTATGCTGAGGGAGGAGCGAAGTCCCTCGTCCTTCTCCCACCACCAGGAAGGCACGGCCCGTATTGTGACCCCCTCCCGCCTCACCCCATTCACCAGGAGGCCCATCCCCTGGATCTCGGGAACAGCGAGGAACCCCTCGGCCGCCAGACGTTCCACGCCCTCCTCCATCGAGAGATCGGGGGCGTACGCGAAGGCCTGAAAGTGGTAGGTGGTGGTCTCGAGAAAACGGCGGGTGATGGCCTCTATCATCCCGTCGGAGACGTGGAGCACCACCACGAAGGGCACGAGGCCGAGGGCCACGGCCAGGAGCGAGGACCGGATACGGGGTGCGAGGGAAGGGCCGTCAAAGAGGTTCTTCCATGCGAGATAGATGAGGCGCTTCATGACCGATGGAGCCTCCCCCCCTCAAGGCGGTAGACGGTGTCGGCCCGAGAGGCGAGGGCGGCATCGTGGGTCACGAGGATGAGCGTGGCCCCCTCCTCCCGGACGAGGGAGAAGAACACATCCTCCACCATGCGGGACGTGCGCTCGTCCAGGTTGCCGGTGGGCTCGTCGGCGAGCACGATACGTGGGCCGTTCACCAGGGCCCGTGCAATGGCCACCCGCTGTCGTTCCCCGCCGGAAAGCTGGGAGGGGTAGTGGTGCATCCTGTCTCCGAGCCCCACCCTCACGAGGAGATCCCGAGCCTTCGCAGCCGCCTCAGAAAAGGAAAGCCCGGCCATATAAGCGGGGAGGAGGACGTTCTCCAGGGAGGTACACTCCCGGAGGAGGTAGTGCATCTGGAAGACGAAGCCCATGTCTCGCTGCCGGAAGGCCGCGAGCCCCTCCTCGTCGAGGGCGCCCATGTCCTGACCTTCAAGAAGTACGCGCCCCGATGTGGGGGTGTCGAGCCCCCCTATGAGGTGGAGGAGGGTGCTCTTCCCCGATCCACTCTCACCCATGATCACATGGACCTTCCCCCTCTCGAAACCGCCCGAGACCCCGTCCAGCACACGGAGGGATGTCTCGCCGGAGGGATACTCCTTCACCACTTCCTCAAGGACGATGATCGGATCACTCATTGCGTAACACCTCGGTGACGGAGAACGTCCGCAACATGCGGGTGGCCAGATACGCCGCCCCCCCTGAGACGAGGACAGCATAGAGGACGATCCCCAGGACTTCAACCGGATACACCCTGAAGGGAATCTCCAGGAGATAGAACGATTGCGGCGAGAAGATGCGGACGGATCCCAATCGGAACCGCCCCCCCCAGAACCTGCCGAGGGCGTTCCAGAGGTGAATACCGGCGTTGAGTATCGACTCCACCCAGGAGAAGACCCGGTTGATGTTGATGGAGAGGAGATACCCCCACATCGTGCCGAGGAATGCCCCCGTAGCACCGAGAACGAGACCTTCGAGGAGGAAGACGCGCCTCACCTCCTCCACACGGGCCCCCACCGCCACCAGGAGGGCGAGCTCACCCCTTCGTTCGAAAATCGACCTCCTGAAGCCATGGACGAGGTTGAGTCCGAGGACGAGGAAGATGAGACCGACGAGAAAGACGAGGAAGAGCTTCTCCATACGAAGGGCGTCGAAGAGGGCCCTGTTGTATTCCTCCCACGTGACCGCTCCGTAGCCCGCGCGGACGAGCCGTCGCTTCACCTCCTGTGCCCGTGAGGGGCGCGGGAGTTTTACGGCGAGAAAGGAGCCGTCGTCTCCACCGGCGATCAGGCGGGCATCATCGAGGCCCATGAAGAGCATGGAACGGTCGATCTGGTAGTTTCCGGTTCGGAAGACTGCGGAAACCACGAACCCCCGGCGCACCGGGACCAGGATCCCCGTCTCTCCCACGCTCAACCCGGTGAGGACGAGGGAATCACCCACCCCCACCCCCAGCTCATAGGCCAACTCCTGCCCCACCACCACCCTCCCCTCCCCCACCCGGAAGACACCCTCCCTCACCTCCACCACCCTCGCGAACCCCGGATCCCGCTCCCTCATCCCCTCCGGCACCCCCCGTACCTCCACGAACTCCACCTCACCCCCCAGATCCCCCGCCAGGACGCGCACCTCCACCTGTGGCACCACCACCCCCTCACCCACCACCCTCTCCACCTCCGCCGCATCCACCGCTCCGTACACCCTCACATGGAAGGACGCGACCTCCACCAGGGAGTCGATCGTGAGACTCTGGAAACCGTTCATCACCGAGAGCACCGTGACGAGAGTGGCCACCCCGAGCACCACTCCGAGCCACGTGAGCAGGGAAGCTGCGGCCGTCTTCTTCCGTCTTCCCCTCAGAAGGTAGATCACCGCAAGCCGCCCCACCCACCGCCACACTCTCCACCTCGAGCGGAGCCACGCCTTCACTTCGCCTCCCGCACCGACACGAGCTCGCCGTCCAGGAAGAACTCCTCCCGCACGAGCCGTCCATCCGCCCCGTAGACCCGGCGCACCGAGGCACCCTCGCCCAGGTCCACCACCTCCGCCGACACCGCCCCCCCCTCCCCGAACTCCCGCCTCATCACCCGCACGCCATTCTCCCACACCTCCTCCCAGACCACCCGATCCCCCTCGTATCCGTACCGAGACTCCCTCACGAGCCCTTCCGTCACCTCCCGCTCCCACACCACCCTACCCCCCTCGTACCCGTACACCACCCGCCGCACCGACACCCCCTCACGCCGCCACACCTCCTCCACCGGCCGCCCCTCCCCATCGCAACGGACCTCCACTACCGCCCCCTCCTCCGGCCGCTCCTCCACCCACCCCTCACACACCCCGCCTTCGCCGTACCGGTACGTGCGCACCCATACGAGTCTCCCCCCCTCCCATTCCTCACGCTCCACCACCTCGCCGGAACGGCCGTACCGGACGAGAAACCCCGAACCCCCATCCCCGTGCCACTCCTCCACGAGCCGGCCTCCCACCTGCACGTACCGGTCCACTCCCTTCTC from Spirochaeta thermophila DSM 6192 includes these protein-coding regions:
- a CDS encoding ABC transporter permease; translation: MKRLIYLAWKNLFDGPSLAPRIRSSLLAVALGLVPFVVVLHVSDGMIEAITRRFLETTTYHFQAFAYAPDLSMEEGVERLAAEGFLAVPEIQGMGLLVNGVRREGVTIRAVPSWWWEKDEGLRSSLSIEKGRFDLSSPRHMVVGVEVARTLGISVGDKVKLLVLRSFGGGTILPRIATFEVTGVTSTGYQDVDKLWVYVPFEWGDRVFDRRSSRAFLGIKVEDPFHDMEALRSRIAACLGAGWVVLSWKDLGRAQFLSFSTSRALLLAIMGLLVLIAALSISSSLVMLVLERAEEIAMLKSIGVPPRLVSRAYLWTGMLVGMAGSLAGMACGLLISLYINELFAFLEHLVNLWLRLAAGLRGGSYEPVRILSSDFYVERIPVHPSPFVLWLIFVGASLIAFLASWGPARYVLRISPVEVLRREG
- a CDS encoding UvrB/UvrC motif-containing protein — encoded protein: MACTICGEEDVVLKIQHIANGEVKEIELCAQCAESVEIEHFGGDLSFNIEEFLQALFVPEEDGLDDAEDEEEDDVLCPGCGMSMEEFRARQRAGCPDCYYVFRKEAYQFLPQGYRYRGSVPRRFNTVKRILMDRMRLKRSLEHAIRNEDYERAARIRDRLRELEEDRAEQGS
- a CDS encoding ABC transporter ATP-binding protein, with product MSDPIIVLEEVVKEYPSGETSLRVLDGVSGGFERGKVHVIMGESGSGKSTLLHLIGGLDTPTSGRVLLEGQDMGALDEEGLAAFRQRDMGFVFQMHYLLRECTSLENVLLPAYMAGLSFSEAAAKARDLLVRVGLGDRMHHYPSQLSGGERQRVAIARALVNGPRIVLADEPTGNLDERTSRMVEDVFFSLVREEGATLILVTHDAALASRADTVYRLEGGRLHRS
- a CDS encoding ABC transporter permease, with translation MKAWLRSRWRVWRWVGRLAVIYLLRGRRKKTAAASLLTWLGVVLGVATLVTVLSVMNGFQSLTIDSLVEVASFHVRVYGAVDAAEVERVVGEGVVVPQVEVRVLAGDLGGEVEFVEVRGVPEGMRERDPGFARVVEVREGVFRVGEGRVVVGQELAYELGVGVGDSLVLTGLSVGETGILVPVRRGFVVSAVFRTGNYQIDRSMLFMGLDDARLIAGGDDGSFLAVKLPRPSRAQEVKRRLVRAGYGAVTWEEYNRALFDALRMEKLFLVFLVGLIFLVLGLNLVHGFRRSIFERRGELALLVAVGARVEEVRRVFLLEGLVLGATGAFLGTMWGYLLSININRVFSWVESILNAGIHLWNALGRFWGGRFRLGSVRIFSPQSFYLLEIPFRVYPVEVLGIVLYAVLVSGGAAYLATRMLRTFSVTEVLRNE